The Calditrichota bacterium genome has a segment encoding these proteins:
- the murJ gene encoding murein biosynthesis integral membrane protein MurJ, translated as MAIDRKRLTNRGLAKASLFMMTMTLASRILGLVKNIAIAYLFGAGANADAFWLALMIPGIFAYLFTTGADNYIPIFSKNLVQQGEEKAWEAGNIILTLYLVLIALGTLIGLLSVPLLVKILAPGFQSSVQRLTILLAWVMMGMSVFIGFSELGKAVLYNEEKFYAPTLGGVFNNVVILAVMIFFYQKWGIFAAAVGISLGASCQILVQVPQLWKLRRKIHLTFHWKHPAVKNWAKLTFPLYLGKAGGYLNSSVDKIFASFLPVGAISALSYGFLIVELPANVFSLSLLNALYPRMAREASKADSEEDQKIVQKALRMIALFLLPTMLLIVLLRKAIVRIIFEHGAFSAKSTEMTAVAILFYGVGILAFGLNDVLVFGFNAHHNNVDSMKIGWVRVITNIVLNVLLVSSMGLAGLALATSLSGYVKLVILFIVYQRKYGRIIDRQWRLWFGKVLAASVLMVLAVVGFQLIFEEWAFSGALFSQIRYLAGALVWGGFVFLGGAVLLRIEELVAVFHFATNQLKVRVGFQE; from the coding sequence ATGGCCATTGACCGGAAAAGGCTTACCAATCGGGGGTTGGCAAAGGCCTCCCTTTTTATGATGACCATGACGCTGGCCAGCCGCATTCTGGGATTGGTGAAAAATATTGCGATTGCCTATCTCTTTGGGGCAGGCGCCAATGCCGACGCTTTCTGGCTGGCCCTGATGATTCCCGGTATCTTCGCCTATTTGTTTACCACGGGAGCGGATAATTACATTCCGATTTTCTCAAAAAACCTGGTTCAGCAAGGCGAAGAAAAAGCGTGGGAAGCCGGAAATATTATCCTGACCCTCTACCTGGTGCTTATCGCTTTGGGAACCCTGATCGGACTGCTTTCGGTCCCGCTGCTGGTAAAAATTTTGGCCCCCGGCTTTCAGAGCAGCGTCCAGCGCCTCACGATCCTTTTGGCCTGGGTGATGATGGGAATGTCCGTTTTTATCGGATTTTCAGAGCTCGGAAAAGCTGTTCTCTACAATGAAGAAAAGTTTTACGCGCCCACACTCGGAGGGGTGTTCAACAATGTGGTGATTCTGGCCGTGATGATCTTCTTCTACCAAAAATGGGGGATTTTCGCGGCGGCCGTCGGGATTTCCCTGGGGGCAAGCTGCCAAATTCTGGTTCAGGTACCGCAGTTGTGGAAGCTCCGGCGAAAAATCCATTTAACCTTTCACTGGAAACATCCGGCCGTAAAGAATTGGGCCAAACTGACCTTTCCGCTTTATCTTGGAAAAGCGGGGGGGTATTTAAATTCATCCGTGGACAAAATTTTTGCCTCATTTTTGCCGGTCGGGGCAATTTCTGCATTAAGCTACGGTTTTCTGATTGTGGAATTGCCCGCCAATGTTTTTTCTCTTTCGTTGTTGAATGCGCTTTACCCGCGCATGGCCCGGGAAGCCAGCAAGGCCGATTCGGAAGAAGATCAAAAAATCGTTCAAAAAGCCCTGCGTATGATTGCCCTGTTTTTACTGCCGACGATGCTGCTTATTGTCCTGCTTCGGAAGGCCATTGTACGGATCATTTTCGAACACGGGGCCTTTTCGGCAAAATCCACCGAGATGACGGCCGTGGCCATTCTCTTTTACGGCGTCGGGATTCTCGCTTTCGGGCTGAATGATGTGCTGGTATTCGGCTTTAATGCCCACCACAACAATGTCGATTCCATGAAAATTGGGTGGGTTCGGGTCATCACAAATATCGTATTGAATGTACTGCTGGTGTCGTCCATGGGACTGGCCGGATTGGCGCTGGCGACCAGCCTTTCCGGATATGTGAAGCTGGTTATTCTGTTCATCGTCTACCAACGAAAATACGGCCGGATTATCGACCGGCAATGGCGACTCTGGTTTGGAAAGGTTTTGGCCGCTTCTGTTTTAATGGTTCTGGCCGTGGTGGGTTTTCAACTGATTTTTGAGGAGTGGGCCTTTTCAGGAGCGCTTTTTTCACAGATCCGTTACCTGGCCGGTGCTCTGGTTTGGGGAGGATTCGTTTTTCTTGGGGGCGCCGTCCTTCTGCGGATCGAAGAACTGGTGGCGGTTTTTCACTTTGCAACGAATCAATTAAAGGTAAGGGTTGGGTTTCAGGAATGA
- a CDS encoding glycosyltransferase: GIPEGAPLILNVGSYRPVKGQLTFVQACQRVIKKRPDVHCALVGEMREPVLGHIQRQMQEGGAKNIHLLPPTSRMPAVYPRASLLVVSSHFEGFSNTILEAGASGVPVVATRVGGNPEAVESGVDGILVPPKNPEAMARAILDLLADPKKRTAMGQAARRKVHERFSLEKMVQTMERHYITWLETHTHGH; encoded by the coding sequence GGAATTCCGGAAGGGGCACCGCTTATTCTGAATGTTGGAAGTTACCGTCCCGTAAAAGGGCAGCTCACATTTGTACAGGCCTGCCAGAGGGTTATCAAAAAACGGCCGGATGTGCACTGTGCCCTTGTTGGGGAAATGCGCGAACCCGTCTTGGGTCACATTCAGCGCCAGATGCAAGAGGGGGGTGCGAAAAACATTCATCTTTTGCCGCCTACCTCCCGGATGCCTGCGGTTTACCCGCGTGCCTCTCTGCTGGTAGTAAGCTCCCATTTTGAGGGGTTTTCGAATACGATTCTGGAAGCGGGTGCTTCAGGTGTACCGGTGGTGGCGACCCGTGTGGGAGGGAATCCGGAAGCGGTAGAATCCGGGGTTGACGGCATTCTGGTTCCGCCAAAGAACCCCGAAGCCATGGCCCGCGCCATTTTGGATTTGCTGGCGGATCCGAAAAAACGGACCGCCATGGGGCAGGCAGCCCGACGCAAGGTTCACGAACGGTTTTCGCTTGAAAAAATGGTTCAGACCATGGAAAGGCATTACATCACCTGGCTGGAGACTCACACGCATGGCCATTGA